Proteins co-encoded in one Cataglyphis hispanica isolate Lineage 1 chromosome 4, ULB_Chis1_1.0, whole genome shotgun sequence genomic window:
- the LOC126848770 gene encoding uncharacterized protein LOC126848770, whose translation MIVTNIILVTFLVIIETTFVISADKQRLELKQKVIRHKIQETNSSDVLNALSDFGVVRRYLSPVIEKYSVHFPKNESRYSKNDVESRNVIEKLKTSVILRDNILYIFSYLLHGRESGLTEEQYSSLQIVHEILKKKKVYVYNLLPILSRLNGVDKNQQTIMILMSLIKNLPSYLQCTATFLVNEIKQERINLNKLLSKTTSDTFNYLANIDLGILKSKIIIDGDEMKGYDRYSNITEKALGPVFVKLLYKLHTHKLSLSQELFGLILINLPNPNDDPVVEENIRYLYDLSKDNTIDHRSWDLIGKNPDSSDAYTLVFSVLSKILVSNVRIAVKNAAVYVYHHLKLVMTPTYDNPNTMYLRHLIRHDIDIGMLLSAIVPHEFGPDAIGLKDRLIMYFRYKIYRHSDMNEIFTGFNKFAYRDPLDLLIAFLTRLVNRIPSHPGSNLQMIQEPAAALLSILIMKKSTRTFTPFVSPEIDVLILMESLKTLDVHQAFQSTLDSIKFELIAQPQLSVLVSTLLPTEKYNCLTPIRCLISTFQKIQKLRNNLPMSLLTKIQTISYILKTRLIQLQHYLKPQFSFSLPAIKTDIAGDYENVPHFNESSFEIREREKEQKVPNNLNENLYGWKLNKYYNMTPFLLTELENTKSQTTEKNKQMENIIHLKPTKTKVKTSTTTNQVQVTEHLKPSSKHPSKPSQENLPDQPATSLLVTTSKYYNSEINKPSQKTEKEHPSTSVTPYDIEDQFNVDSLNIREEKISPQTSTSKESESQIYSLEEIDKDITTKKPMRLMTTIRKTKTTMSFLQKMSGAEKPITTTTTILPNIESNVPEKPEWNIIEKPKSYVTEKPEPDSNVDISHTKEEEISSQPNASEENESQTYSLEEVKNDVMTQKPTQPTTTIRITTKEETNVPEKRTNDIPENVTTIVLPPSIEPNEPLKIQLSENGVPIVTSDDHNKTVPGLVLPEIKKLLKPANVNNFFSDDDTPIVTQVLQPLSAIFGKNYIKKILQEQDINDYSTNIALLLAVLKKATTYQQVTTNTSLMNLIQKYISTIEYISPTILLPIVVSSKNLISEVVYSTFNVQDLTRSTISEKPPVKKSPDTITIPLVNPKIWLQSINPSDPYGDLLPTLEKKNPFAKIIQPLKNILTSKKIVEILGSDFQPLIYPNKGTLLITLLQKLQKSKTIQMDPELLPLINMYIYAIKVPSMNIQVSEDSLVKMMSEKTGQWQPELTSLIVALPRPKNIVETAMLHQIKKFLDDPTILEKWQITKPPSTMSRGEFLHKIILSALSRKANLKKHVLKAFKYYEDKVEFTDMGALPIMWMWVETYVVKTEVNLGTMIQQTIDFNRLSYKEKIAYNDLITYLAQNPNFLQDNEDFEFQKYKTQGQFIKGLLRHLLKKPQINRKIKKDIQKLLSRVMLTGPGAIVIPDFSGF comes from the exons ATGATAGTGACCAATATAATACTTGTTACTTTCCTCGTTATAATTGAAACAACATTTGTGATAAGTGCA GACAAACAACGTTTGGAATTGAAACAGAAA GTAATTCGACATAAAATCCAGGAAACAAATTCTTCCGATGTTCTTAATGCTCTTTCGGACTTCGGCGTTGTACGAAGATATTTAAGTCCAGTGATCGAAAAATACAGTGTTCATTTCCCAAAAAATGAATCACGCTATTCGAAAAATGATGTTGAATCGAGAAACGTgatagagaaattaaaaacatcgGTGATACTTCGAGACAACATACTGTACATTTTCTCATACTTATTACACGGCCGTGAATCTGGACTCACGGAAGAGCAATATTCATCTCTGCAGATTGTTCACGAAATTCTCAAGAAGAAGAAGGTTtatgtatacaatttattaccaATTCTATCTAGATTAAACGGTGTGGACAAAAATCAGCAGACAATTATGATACTAATGTCGTTGATAAAAAACTTACCGTCCTATCTTCAATGCACAGCCACATTCTTGGTTAATGAgataaaacaagaaagaatcaatttaaacaaattacttAGTAAGACAACATCTGACACGTTTAATTACCTTGCCAACATCGATTTGGGCATCTTGAAAAGTAAGATAATAATCGACGGCGACGAGATGAAAGGATACGATAGATACTCGAATATTACTGAAAAAGCTCTCGGTCCGGTATTTGTAAAGCTTCTCTACAAGTTACACACGCATAAGCTGTCTTTGTCGCAAGAACTATTCGGcttgatattgataaatttgccAAATCCTAACGATGATCCTGTAGTGGAAGAAAACATTAGATATCTTTACGATTTAAGTAAAGATAATACCATTGATCATAGAAGCTGGGATTTGATTGGAAAAAATCCTGACAGCAGTGACGCTTACACACTTGTATTTTCCGTCTTATCAAAGATCCTCGTCTCGAATGTAAGAATAGCTGTGAAAAACGCTGCTGTTTATGTCTATCATCATTTGAAACTTGTGATGACTCCGACCTATGATAATCCAAACACGATGTATCTGCGTCATCTGATCAGACATGATATAGATATTGGAATGCTACTCTCGGCGATCGTTCCTCACGAATTCGGTCCGGATGCGATCGGCTTGAAAGACCGTCTGATAATGTATTTCcggtataaaatatacaggcATAGTGAtatgaatgaaattttcaccggattcaataaatttgcCTACCGCGATCCCTTAGATCTTCTCATCGCATTTCTAACGAGACTTGTGAATCGTATTCCAAGCCATCCAGGTAGTAATTTGCAAATGATACAAGAACCAGCTGCGGCTCTACTATCAATCTTGATAATGAAAAAGTCCACTAGAACCTTTACGCCATTTGTATCACCTGAGATTGATGTACTGATACTCATGGAATCTCTGAAGACTCTTGACGTACATCAGGCGTTTCAATCGACATTAGATtccataaaatttgaattaatcgcACAGCCACAATTATCTGTGCTTGTGAGTACATTATTGCCGACGGAGAAATACAACTGTCTTACACCTATACGATGTTTGATATCTACGTTTCAgaagatacaaaaattacgGAATAATCTGCCTATGTCACTATTAACAAAGATTCAaactatatcatatattttgaagactagattaatacaattacaacATTATTTGAAAccgcaattttcattttccctTCCAGCCATTAAGACAGATATTGCGGGAGATTATGAGAATGTTCCTCATTTCAATGAAAGCTCTTTTGaaattagagaaagagagaaagagcaaaaaGTACCAAATAACTTAAATGAAAACTTATATGgatggaaattaaataaatattataatatgacacCTTTTCTCCTGACTGaattagaaaatacaaaaagtcAGACtacggaaaaaaataaacaaatggaaaatattatacatctcAAACCTACaaaaacaaaagtaaaaacGTCTACTACTACAAATCAAGTGCAAGTCACTGAACATTTAAAACCCTCAAGTAAACATCCAAGTAAACCTTCTCAAGAAAATTTACCGGATCAGCCTGCAACTTCTTTATTAGTGAcaacatcaaaatattataattctgagATTAATAAACCGTCACaaaagacagaaaaagagCACCCATCAACATCCGTTACACCGTATGATATTGAAGACCAATTCAATGTTGactctttaaatataagagaggaaaaaatttcACCTCAAACGAGTACAAGCAAGGAAAGTGAGAGTCAAATATATTCACTCGAAGAGATAGATAAAGATATCACAACGAAGAAACCTATGCGATTAATGACAACAATACGTAAAACTAAAACGACAATGAGTTTTCTTCAGAAAATGTCGGGTGCCGAAAAACCAATTACTACCACTACGACAATATTACCAAATATAGAATCGAATGTTCCTGAAAAACCAGAAtggaatattattgaaaaaccAAAATCGTATGTTACTGAAAAACCAGAACCGGAT TCCAATGTTGACATTTCACAtacaaaagaagaagaaatttcaTCTCAACCGAATGCAAGCGAAGAGAATGAAAGTCAAACATATTCACTCGAGGAGGTGAAAAATGATGTCATGACGCAAAAGCCTACGCAACCAACGACGACAATACGTATAACTACGAAAGAAGAAACGAATGTTCCAGAGAAAAGGACAAATGATATTCCTGAAAATGTAACTACAATAGTCTTACCGCCGAGTATAGAACCTAATGAGCctcttaaaatacaattatccGAAAATGGCGTTCCAATTGTAACGTCCGACGATCATAATAAGACAGTGCCTGGACTTGTTCTGCCAGAAatcaaaaaacttttaaaaccTGCGAACgtaaacaatttcttttcagATGATGACACACCGATAGTGACACAGGTTTTACAACCATTGTCCGCTATATttggcaaaaattatattaagaagaTCCTACAAGAACAggatataaatgattattccACGaacattgcattattattagcaGTACTTAAAAAAGCCACGACCTATCAACAAGTAACAACGAATACGAGTTTGATGAATttaattcagaaatatatcTCCACTATAGAATATATCAGTCCAACAATATTGTTACCCATCGTAGTTTCGTCGAAGAACTTAATATCGGAAGTCGTTTATTCCACGTTTAATGTACAAGATTTGACCCGCAGTACAATCAGCGAAAAACCGCCCGTTAAAAAATCACCCGATACCATTACTATACCACTTGTCAATCCTAAAATATGGTTACAATCTATAAATCCATCCGATCCTTATGGCGATCTATTACCGActttggaaaagaaaaatcctttcgcaaaaataatacaacctctcaaaaatattttgacatctAAAAAAATCGTGGAAATACTTGGATCAGATTTCCAGCCGCTGATATATCCAAATAAAGGCACACTTTTGATAACGCTTTTACAAAAACTgcaaaaaagtaaaacaatTCAAATGGACCCCGAGCTATTGCCCTTGAttaacatgtatatttatgctATCAAAGTACCATCGATGAACATTCAAGTGTCCGAAGACAGTCTCGTGAAGATGATGTCTGAAAAAACGGGTCAGTGGCAGCCGGAATTGACAAGTTTAATCGTTGCTCTGCCAAGACCTAAGAATATCGTGGAAACTGCTATGTTACATcagataaagaaatttcttgaCGATCCAACTATCTTGGAAAAATGGCAGATAACTAAACCTCCATCAACCATGTCTCGCGgagaatttttgcataaaattattctgagTGCATTGTCCCGTAAagcaaatttgaaaaaacatgTTCTGaaagcatttaaatattatgaagatAAGGTAGAATTTACTGATATGGGTGCCTTGCCAATCATGTGGATGTGGGTCGAAACGTACGTAGTTAAGACTGAAGTAAATCTGGGCACTATGATTCAGCAGACAATAGACTTTAATCGATTGTCGTATAAGGAAAAAATAGCCTATAACGATCTAATCACATATCTGGCTCAAAATCCGAATTTCCTTCAGGATAATGAAGATTTTGAATTCCAAAAGTATAAGACACAAGGACAATTTATTAAGGGTCTGCTCAGACATTTACTGAAGAAGCCGCAAATTAACCGTAAGATTAAAAAGGACATTCAAAAGTTACTTTCACGCGTGATGTTAACTGGACCAGGAGCGATCGTGATACCAGATTTTTCaggattttaa
- the LOC126848824 gene encoding ubiquitin-conjugating enzyme E2 G1 isoform X1 — MSEPQSALLLRKQLAELNKNPVEGFSAGLIDDNDIYRWEVLIIGPPDTLYEGGFFKAHLQFPKEYPLRPPRMKFITEIWHPNIDKNGDVCISILHEPGDDKWGYEKASERWLPVHTVETILISVISMLADPNDESPANVDAAKEWRESYTEFKRKVARCVRKSQEECL, encoded by the exons atgtcaGAGCCACAGTCCGCGCTGCTGTTACGAAAACAATTAGCAG aattaaataaaaacccAGTAGAAGGGTTTTCTGCAGGCCTCATAGATGACAATGACATATATCGGTGGGAAGTACTCATTATTGGACCTCCGGATACATTATACGAAGGTGGTTTCTTCAAGGCACATTTACAGTTTCCAAAAGAATATCCACTTAGGCCACCacgaatgaaatttataaccGAAATATGGCATccaaatattgacaaaaatggAGATGTGTGTATATCGATACTGCATGAACCTGGTGATGACAAATGGGGATACGAGAAAGCATCCGAGCGGTGGTTACCAGTTCACACAGTCGAAACTATTCTGATAAGTGTTATTAGCATGCTCGCAGATCCTAACGATGAAAGCCCTGCTAATGTGGATGCCGCC AAAGAGTGGAGGGAAAGTTATACggaatttaaaagaaaggtGGCGAGGTGCGTAAGAAAAAGCCAAGAAGAGTGTTTGTAG
- the LOC126848824 gene encoding ubiquitin-conjugating enzyme E2 G1 isoform X2, translating to MKFITEIWHPNIDKNGDVCISILHEPGDDKWGYEKASERWLPVHTVETILISVISMLADPNDESPANVDAAKEWRESYTEFKRKVARCVRKSQEECL from the exons atgaaatttataaccGAAATATGGCATccaaatattgacaaaaatggAGATGTGTGTATATCGATACTGCATGAACCTGGTGATGACAAATGGGGATACGAGAAAGCATCCGAGCGGTGGTTACCAGTTCACACAGTCGAAACTATTCTGATAAGTGTTATTAGCATGCTCGCAGATCCTAACGATGAAAGCCCTGCTAATGTGGATGCCGCC AAAGAGTGGAGGGAAAGTTATACggaatttaaaagaaaggtGGCGAGGTGCGTAAGAAAAAGCCAAGAAGAGTGTTTGTAG